The following proteins are co-located in the Pedobacter frigiditerrae genome:
- a CDS encoding Crp/Fnr family transcriptional regulator, whose protein sequence is MKKNKSCDLQTCFMCKLSLQEWHPAIASHKQNFTAKKGELIIKEGDPVTGVYFVTSGNVKVHKKWGDKELILRFANNGAIFGHRGIASDLSFYPISATALETTTFCFVPIDFFKATLKVNHDFAYSMLMFFADELNASEKKMRNLALMSVKSRLAVAILSLRDQFGINVDDCLNLELSRQDLAAYTGATYETVFRTMNELIAEKLILLKGKMISIADEQGLRDLSNQIK, encoded by the coding sequence ATGAAGAAAAATAAAAGCTGCGATTTACAGACCTGTTTCATGTGCAAACTCTCTTTGCAAGAATGGCATCCAGCTATCGCTAGTCATAAACAAAACTTCACAGCTAAAAAAGGCGAACTCATCATTAAGGAAGGCGATCCGGTAACTGGCGTTTATTTTGTAACTTCTGGTAATGTTAAGGTGCATAAAAAGTGGGGCGATAAAGAATTAATCTTACGTTTTGCTAATAATGGAGCTATTTTTGGTCATAGAGGAATTGCCTCAGACCTATCTTTTTATCCCATCTCCGCAACCGCATTAGAGACCACTACGTTTTGTTTTGTGCCTATCGATTTTTTTAAGGCAACTTTAAAAGTTAATCACGATTTCGCTTATAGCATGCTGATGTTTTTTGCTGATGAATTAAATGCATCGGAAAAGAAAATGCGCAACCTAGCGTTAATGTCTGTAAAAAGCAGATTAGCAGTAGCGATATTAAGTTTAAGAGACCAATTTGGAATAAATGTAGATGATTGTCTAAATTTAGAACTAAGCAGACAAGATTTAGCCGCATACACCGGCGCTACCTATGAAACTGTTTTTAGAACAATGAACGAATTAATTGCCGAAAAACTGATTTTGTTAAAAGGGAAAATGATCAGCATTGCTGATGAACAAGGTCTAAGAGACTTAAGCAACCAGATTAAATAA
- a CDS encoding nitrate reductase associated protein has translation MKKVIEPSEFINLKGIEYFNFEEDFMEDNVRCIPMIVRFKMDAVGIKLKLAEWSKFNTDERVELAIKPISNSTALNKYHSYLVGLIKKYTNNEATIIAVDKTPAWREFNRLPIVLQEKLQELDLHISINQWKNLSDIQRFVLLKLCRPGHENKNFPKAMLEFGLS, from the coding sequence ATGAAAAAAGTTATCGAACCATCTGAATTTATAAACCTGAAAGGAATTGAATACTTCAATTTCGAAGAAGATTTTATGGAAGATAATGTTCGTTGCATCCCAATGATTGTTCGCTTTAAGATGGATGCAGTTGGTATCAAGCTAAAACTGGCCGAATGGAGTAAGTTTAATACTGATGAACGGGTAGAACTGGCCATAAAGCCCATTTCAAACTCAACAGCGCTTAATAAATATCATAGTTATCTAGTTGGCTTAATTAAAAAATATACCAATAATGAAGCTACAATTATTGCTGTAGACAAAACACCTGCTTGGAGAGAATTTAACCGGCTTCCAATTGTATTACAAGAAAAATTACAGGAGCTGGATTTGCATATTTCTATAAATCAATGGAAGAATTTATCAGATATACAGCGTTTTGTATTGTTGAAACTTTGTAGGCCTGGTCACGAGAATAAAAACTTTCCAAAAGCAATGTTAGAATTTGGATTAAGCTAG
- a CDS encoding DUF2264 domain-containing protein, translated as MKLAQNKVINKLKYMGLAVVLSTVTIQAQAQKKAKPNPVVTGAQDREYWANLLYKMSSPVILNLSNSTLKKNMPVEVPPGQKTDFFKKVTYLEAVGRTMAGVAPWLALPDDETKEGQMRKKLREALLKGIANAVDPANPDYLNFRTESQPIVDAAYMAQAFLRAPKALWEPLDDVTKKRIAEEFKALRTRTGAYNNWLLFAGINEAFLLSIGEQADPVRLEFAKRKILEWYQGDGWYSDGPSFSMDYYNSYVIHPMLVDFFKVLSDKKRVPIDMYDTAVKRMVRYSEFSERIISPDGTYVPMGRSVTYRTAAFQALGQVALMEKLPSQISPAQVRCGVTAVMHRMFDQCNNFDANGWLVLGFCGSQPGIADGYTSTGSLYMATLGFLPLGLPADNVFWTADAADWTAKKAWSGQAFKKDYHVEY; from the coding sequence TTGAAATTAGCACAAAATAAAGTGATAAATAAACTTAAATATATGGGCTTGGCAGTAGTTTTATCTACTGTTACCATTCAAGCTCAAGCTCAAAAGAAGGCAAAACCTAATCCAGTTGTTACTGGCGCCCAAGACCGCGAATATTGGGCAAATCTATTATATAAGATGTCTTCGCCAGTTATTTTAAACCTTTCTAACAGTACCTTAAAAAAGAACATGCCAGTGGAAGTGCCTCCTGGTCAGAAAACAGATTTCTTTAAAAAGGTTACTTACTTAGAAGCAGTTGGCAGAACAATGGCTGGTGTTGCACCTTGGCTTGCTTTACCTGATGATGAGACAAAAGAAGGGCAAATGCGCAAAAAACTACGTGAAGCACTTTTAAAAGGTATTGCAAATGCAGTAGACCCAGCAAATCCAGATTACCTGAATTTTAGAACGGAAAGCCAGCCGATAGTAGATGCTGCTTATATGGCGCAAGCATTTTTAAGAGCACCAAAAGCATTATGGGAACCATTAGATGACGTAACTAAAAAGCGCATTGCTGAAGAGTTTAAAGCCTTGCGTACACGTACTGGAGCATATAACAATTGGTTGTTGTTTGCAGGAATTAACGAAGCTTTTTTATTGAGCATTGGCGAACAAGCAGATCCTGTACGTTTAGAGTTTGCAAAAAGAAAAATATTAGAATGGTATCAAGGAGATGGTTGGTATAGCGATGGACCAAGCTTTAGCATGGATTATTATAACTCTTATGTCATTCATCCCATGTTAGTCGATTTTTTCAAGGTACTTTCAGATAAAAAGAGAGTTCCAATAGATATGTATGATACTGCTGTAAAACGAATGGTACGTTATTCTGAGTTTTCTGAAAGAATCATTAGTCCTGATGGTACTTATGTTCCAATGGGTAGGTCTGTTACTTATCGCACTGCGGCTTTTCAAGCATTAGGTCAGGTAGCCTTGATGGAAAAATTGCCGTCGCAAATTAGTCCAGCTCAAGTTCGTTGTGGGGTAACTGCTGTTATGCATCGCATGTTTGATCAATGCAATAACTTTGATGCCAATGGTTGGTTAGTTTTGGGTTTTTGTGGTTCACAACCCGGCATTGCCGATGGCTATACTTCAACTGGTAGTTTGTATATGGCTACATTAGGTTTTTTACCCTTAGGTTTACCGGCAGATAATGTATTTTGGACTGCAGATGCGGCAGATTGGACCGCAAAAAAAGCTTGGAGCGGACAAGCATTTAAAAAAGATTATCACGTAGAATATTAA
- a CDS encoding response regulator, which translates to MEYENIEILFVEDSVDDAALTIRALNKSGFTQKLLHVKDGAEALDFLYCKGVFASRNPNQFPTLILLDLKMPKVSGIQVLEQVKADKRMKSIPVVMLTSSNEGPDIERCFELGANSYIVKPVESDNFSKAIKEIGLYWMVLSQPPHL; encoded by the coding sequence ATGGAATACGAAAATATAGAAATACTATTTGTAGAAGATAGCGTAGATGATGCCGCTTTAACGATAAGGGCATTAAATAAAAGTGGTTTTACCCAAAAATTGTTACACGTTAAAGATGGTGCAGAGGCATTAGATTTTTTGTATTGCAAAGGAGTTTTTGCATCCAGAAACCCTAACCAATTTCCAACACTGATTTTATTAGACTTGAAAATGCCCAAAGTCTCTGGCATACAAGTTTTAGAACAGGTTAAGGCTGATAAAAGAATGAAATCTATTCCTGTAGTGATGTTAACTTCGTCTAATGAAGGACCAGATATTGAAAGATGTTTCGAATTGGGCGCTAATAGTTACATCGTAAAACCTGTGGAGAGTGATAATTTCTCAAAAGCAATTAAAGAAATTGGTTTGTATTGGATGGTTTTAAGCCAACCACCACATTTGTAA
- a CDS encoding rubredoxin produces the protein MEQTVIINFPGGIISPGSLYNILVAAAKVRLRYVRFGLRQQLLIDLESYNVETFTKELDELGIDYEVDTHHFPNIISSYPAEEIFIRNTWLTEGVYKDIFDAINFRPSVKVNICDNNQSFTPMLTGNINWVASSQSAHYWHLIIRFPKTNVVYEWNQLCYTNNIASITQKLEAIINDNREAFIDNENANGEKLFAALDVSGFIIKPAESPVSLSAFNLPYYEGLNRYNNKYWLGIYRRDELFAVDFLKKICLLCQETKLGQLCCTSWKTIIIKGIDEQHKQSWNALLEEFEVNMRHAANELNFQVEDHCVEGLELKNYLVKHLSVNDTRTFGICFGIKTRKKSEIFSSILIRKRHLLNFLGIKLFAVYDILCAKNFNPNERTGFVFSKGNPKSLLPEQLRRAVLKFYQTRLAVKNEQLIPQKKSNHSLPKEIEFLYQCGDCFTVYSEDLGDLNQGIASGTKFDDLPADFCCSLCENDKAGFVKVEKKVLQLV, from the coding sequence ATGGAACAGACAGTTATCATCAATTTTCCTGGTGGCATTATTTCTCCTGGAAGCCTTTACAATATCCTTGTTGCAGCTGCAAAAGTAAGGTTAAGGTATGTTCGATTTGGCTTAAGGCAACAATTGTTGATTGATCTAGAATCATATAACGTAGAAACATTTACAAAAGAATTGGATGAACTAGGAATCGATTACGAAGTTGATACCCATCATTTTCCAAATATTATTAGCTCTTATCCGGCCGAAGAAATATTTATTCGCAATACTTGGTTAACCGAAGGTGTTTATAAGGATATTTTTGACGCCATTAATTTTAGACCATCGGTTAAGGTTAATATTTGCGATAATAATCAAAGTTTTACGCCAATGTTAACTGGTAACATCAATTGGGTGGCTTCCTCGCAATCGGCACATTATTGGCACCTCATTATCCGTTTTCCTAAAACCAATGTAGTTTACGAATGGAATCAACTCTGTTATACTAACAATATAGCATCGATAACTCAAAAATTAGAAGCCATCATCAATGACAATCGGGAAGCCTTTATTGATAATGAAAATGCAAATGGAGAAAAGCTTTTTGCTGCATTAGACGTTTCTGGGTTTATCATTAAACCAGCTGAAAGTCCAGTTTCACTTTCTGCTTTCAATTTACCTTATTACGAAGGATTAAACCGTTACAACAATAAATATTGGTTAGGGATTTATAGACGTGATGAACTGTTTGCGGTCGATTTTTTAAAGAAAATCTGCCTGCTCTGTCAAGAAACCAAACTCGGACAACTCTGCTGTACATCTTGGAAAACAATTATCATTAAAGGAATTGATGAGCAACACAAACAATCTTGGAATGCTTTATTAGAAGAATTTGAAGTAAACATGCGCCATGCGGCAAACGAATTAAACTTTCAGGTAGAAGACCATTGTGTGGAAGGATTAGAGCTAAAGAACTATTTGGTTAAACATTTAAGTGTAAATGACACCCGTACCTTTGGGATTTGCTTTGGGATAAAAACTAGAAAGAAAAGTGAGATTTTTAGTAGTATTCTGATCAGAAAAAGGCATCTTCTTAATTTTTTAGGTATAAAGTTATTTGCTGTTTATGATATTTTATGTGCTAAAAACTTTAATCCGAATGAGCGAACAGGCTTTGTGTTTAGCAAGGGAAATCCTAAATCATTATTGCCGGAGCAATTGCGTAGGGCAGTACTTAAGTTTTATCAAACTAGGTTAGCAGTTAAAAATGAACAGCTCATTCCTCAAAAAAAATCAAACCATTCTTTGCCAAAGGAAATAGAATTTTTATATCAATGCGGCGATTGTTTCACTGTTTACAGTGAAGATTTAGGAGACCTCAATCAAGGCATTGCATCTGGTACAAAATTCGATGATTTACCTGCTGATTTTTGTTGTTCACTTTGTGAGAATGATAAGGCTGGTTTTGTTAAGGTGGAGAAAAAGGTACTTCAGTTAGTGTAA
- a CDS encoding ATP-binding protein, translating into MLTNLKILIVEDNDSDADLLLRELNKTSLEFRTLNVQTRKDFESALITFEPDLILSDYALPSFDAVSAFGIAQVNHAHVPFIIVSGFIGEENAVELIKNGVTDYVSKERLYTLTTKIKRALDDAKIRKEKIITDKKLIFQSAELQTLNQQLENRVIKRTKALAESENRFRNMMETIPQISWTNTVDGDVVYYNQRWYDYTGLTEVETKSLGFDAAIHPDDIKISGEKYYAIIKGSLGGEFQVRGKRADGDYRWHLIRLMPILNQQDKIELWVGTATDIQELRLLQQQKDDFINIASHELKTPMTTLKGSLQLLDRLKENLQSPMLPKLILQANRSMDKVNALINELLNSSMANEGQLHIKVKKFRLAEMIDQCCLDVRSGSKYIITTTGDLQLEIVADALRIEQIINNFVNNAIKYASDSKNINILIEKIDEYAKISVIDNGPGIPQEKLKHLFDRYYRVNSSESQYNGLGLGLYICSEIIKKHNGTIGVDSELGKGTAFWFTLPIEQVVLN; encoded by the coding sequence ATGCTTACCAACCTAAAAATCCTAATTGTTGAGGACAATGATAGCGATGCTGATTTACTCTTACGTGAATTAAATAAAACTAGCTTAGAATTTAGGACTCTTAATGTTCAAACACGTAAAGATTTCGAATCTGCATTAATAACATTTGAACCAGATTTGATATTATCTGATTATGCACTGCCTTCATTTGATGCGGTATCAGCTTTTGGAATTGCGCAAGTTAACCATGCCCACGTTCCGTTCATCATTGTTTCAGGATTCATCGGAGAAGAAAATGCCGTAGAATTAATCAAAAATGGAGTTACCGACTACGTTTCAAAAGAAAGATTATATACCTTAACTACTAAGATAAAAAGAGCGCTTGATGATGCTAAAATAAGAAAAGAGAAAATCATCACCGATAAAAAACTAATCTTCCAATCAGCAGAGTTACAAACCTTAAACCAACAACTCGAAAATAGAGTCATCAAACGCACCAAAGCTTTAGCTGAAAGTGAAAATCGTTTCAGGAATATGATGGAAACCATACCTCAAATTTCTTGGACAAACACAGTTGATGGCGATGTGGTTTATTACAATCAACGATGGTACGATTACACCGGTTTAACCGAAGTAGAAACCAAGAGTTTAGGGTTTGATGCGGCCATTCATCCCGATGATATAAAAATTAGCGGAGAAAAATATTATGCCATCATAAAAGGAAGTTTAGGTGGAGAATTTCAAGTTAGAGGAAAAAGAGCGGACGGAGATTACCGTTGGCATTTAATTAGGTTAATGCCTATCCTTAATCAACAAGATAAAATTGAGCTTTGGGTAGGAACCGCTACAGACATACAAGAATTAAGACTTTTACAGCAACAAAAAGACGATTTTATTAATATTGCAAGCCACGAGTTAAAAACTCCAATGACAACCTTAAAGGGTTCTTTACAGTTATTGGATAGACTTAAAGAAAATTTGCAATCGCCAATGTTGCCCAAATTGATATTGCAGGCTAACAGAAGTATGGATAAAGTAAATGCCTTAATCAACGAATTGCTAAATTCTAGCATGGCAAATGAGGGGCAACTTCATATTAAAGTTAAAAAGTTTCGCCTAGCTGAAATGATAGACCAATGTTGTTTAGATGTACGTTCTGGTAGCAAATATATAATTACCACCACAGGAGATTTACAATTAGAGATAGTTGCAGATGCTTTAAGAATTGAACAAATCATTAATAATTTTGTAAATAACGCAATTAAGTATGCGTCAGATTCTAAAAACATCAACATCTTAATAGAAAAGATAGATGAGTATGCAAAAATATCTGTTATAGATAACGGACCTGGAATTCCCCAAGAAAAACTTAAACATCTTTTTGATCGTTATTACCGAGTAAATAGTAGCGAAAGTCAGTATAACGGTCTGGGTTTAGGGCTTTATATTTGTTCAGAAATCATCAAAAAACACAATGGCACAATTGGAGTAGATAGTGAGCTAGGAAAAGGTACTGCCTTTTGGTTTACCTTACCGATTGAACAGGTTGTTTTAAACTAA
- a CDS encoding glycoside hydrolase family 88 protein yields MNKRISLFFLIFFFLNAGVAKSQFGALTSDSIFFQMKKVADWQWKTLEKVGWKNPKKDWTSGAMYTGMVAWAKLANDKTYYRKLIQVGEDNKWQVGKYRYFADDYCVGQLYSQLYKIYKDPKYIADFKALADTITTLPHTEGLEWKKNIHLREWAWCDALFMGPPALGYLTDATGDAKFLDKSAQLWMKTTEYLYDKDEKLYYRDSRYFNKKEKNGTKVFWGRGNGWVIGGLVRVLSVMPKNHPERKKLEGLFKDMSNKLAALQQPDGSWHASLLDPASYPSKETSGTGFICYAMAWGINNGLLPAKKYQPVVNKAWLALVTSIHPDGKLGFVQAQGAAPDKVGYDDTDVYGVGAFLLAGSEMLPLYLNQKDNVFIKEVYNETASSKKQIVEVKWSDIKKEIKKADPKNVVVNDAATKTLIPSTIIYKGKTPQFLQYTVDFSAGTNRYFEISTK; encoded by the coding sequence ATGAATAAACGAATATCCTTATTCTTTTTAATTTTCTTTTTTCTAAATGCTGGGGTCGCTAAAAGTCAATTTGGTGCCTTAACAAGCGATTCTATTTTCTTTCAAATGAAAAAAGTTGCCGATTGGCAATGGAAAACTTTAGAGAAAGTGGGTTGGAAAAATCCTAAAAAAGATTGGACAAGTGGAGCCATGTATACTGGTATGGTAGCTTGGGCTAAACTAGCGAATGATAAAACCTATTACCGAAAATTGATTCAGGTTGGAGAAGACAATAAATGGCAAGTAGGCAAATACCGTTATTTTGCTGATGATTACTGTGTTGGGCAGCTCTATTCTCAATTATATAAGATTTATAAAGACCCAAAATACATTGCCGATTTTAAAGCATTGGCTGATACAATTACCACCTTACCACATACCGAAGGTTTGGAATGGAAAAAAAATATCCACTTAAGAGAATGGGCTTGGTGCGATGCTTTGTTCATGGGGCCTCCAGCTTTGGGCTATTTAACTGATGCAACTGGTGATGCTAAATTTTTAGATAAGTCTGCACAACTGTGGATGAAAACAACTGAATACCTTTATGATAAAGATGAAAAGCTTTATTATAGAGATAGCCGTTATTTCAATAAAAAAGAGAAAAATGGCACTAAAGTATTTTGGGGCCGTGGTAATGGTTGGGTAATAGGAGGTTTGGTAAGGGTACTTTCTGTAATGCCAAAAAACCATCCAGAACGCAAAAAATTAGAAGGCTTATTTAAAGATATGTCTAATAAACTGGCAGCTTTACAACAACCAGATGGAAGCTGGCACGCAAGTTTGCTTGACCCTGCAAGTTACCCCTCAAAAGAAACCAGCGGAACAGGATTTATCTGTTATGCAATGGCTTGGGGAATTAACAATGGTTTATTGCCAGCTAAAAAATACCAACCTGTAGTTAATAAGGCTTGGTTGGCATTGGTTACATCTATTCACCCAGATGGTAAATTAGGTTTTGTACAAGCACAAGGTGCAGCACCAGATAAAGTTGGTTATGATGATACTGATGTGTATGGTGTTGGCGCTTTCCTTTTAGCAGGTAGCGAAATGCTTCCTTTATATCTAAACCAAAAAGACAATGTATTTATTAAAGAGGTTTACAACGAAACTGCTAGCTCAAAAAAACAAATTGTTGAGGTAAAATGGTCGGATATTAAAAAAGAAATTAAAAAAGCTGACCCTAAAAACGTAGTAGTAAACGATGCGGCAACCAAAACTTTAATTCCATCGACCATTATCTATAAAGGTAAAACACCTCAATTCTTACAATATACTGTAGATTTTTCTGCAGGAACTAACAGATATTTTGAAATTAGCACAAAATAA
- a CDS encoding molybdenum cofactor guanylyltransferase, translating to MIGLVLCGGQSERMGSDKGILLADGQTWAGLAEEKLKALNLYVKFSVNSNQESDYGNLFQKENLIPDDLTLKIGGPLKGILSAHLSAPVEDLFVLACDLIKMDISLMNRLMNEKIQHPDFDAYVFLNNDFYEPLCGIYTAKGLAKIMKLYNEGNLKKHSMHATLDLLNTYKIHLSASEQGYFKNFNSPTEINEL from the coding sequence ATGATAGGTTTAGTGCTTTGTGGCGGGCAAAGTGAGCGAATGGGTTCAGACAAAGGAATCTTATTAGCTGATGGCCAAACTTGGGCAGGCCTAGCCGAAGAAAAACTGAAAGCCCTAAACCTTTATGTTAAATTTTCAGTTAACTCAAATCAGGAAAGCGATTATGGCAACCTCTTTCAAAAGGAAAACCTCATACCTGATGATCTTACTTTAAAGATTGGCGGACCACTAAAAGGCATCTTATCGGCTCATTTATCAGCACCTGTTGAAGATTTATTCGTTTTAGCTTGCGATTTGATTAAAATGGACATCAGTTTAATGAACAGGCTGATGAATGAAAAGATACAACATCCTGATTTTGATGCTTACGTTTTCTTAAATAATGATTTTTATGAGCCTTTGTGCGGTATTTATACAGCAAAAGGTTTAGCCAAGATCATGAAGCTTTACAATGAAGGAAACTTGAAAAAACACAGTATGCATGCAACGTTGGATTTGTTAAATACTTATAAAATACACCTATCTGCTTCAGAGCAAGGTTATTTCAAGAACTTCAACTCTCCGACTGAGATTAACGAGTTATAA
- a CDS encoding sensor histidine kinase, protein MKKHTSDGQETTHLLNLKNSEQENQTAELIIANKEIALQIEDKENRAAELIITNKELLFQIQEKENRAAELVIANKELAFQNEEKENRAAELVIANKELAFQNEEKEKRAAELIIANKELAFQNKEKEKRAEELITANRELKNAEEDIRILNEELEQKVIERTAQLELANKELGSFSYSVSHDLRAPIRAINGYSKILLEDYVEKLDVDGEKALQSIIYNSKKMGLLIDDLLAFSKLGRKPVTVAEIDMNALVQLIKEELIFDKDEHIPQFDLEVLLNAKCDKSLIRQVWINLISNAIKYSSNKTNTHIEIGSYLEENMVVYFVKDNGAGFDMEYYDKLFGVFQRLHSQEEFEGTGIGLAIVQKIVHRHNGNVWAESELEKGSCFYFSLPAIN, encoded by the coding sequence ATGAAAAAACACACTTCAGATGGGCAGGAAACTACACATTTGCTTAACCTAAAAAATTCAGAACAAGAAAATCAAACTGCTGAATTAATTATTGCTAATAAAGAAATCGCCTTACAAATTGAAGACAAGGAAAATCGTGCAGCTGAATTAATCATTACCAATAAAGAACTCCTCTTCCAAATCCAAGAAAAAGAAAACCGAGCGGCAGAATTAGTTATTGCAAACAAAGAGCTAGCTTTTCAGAATGAAGAAAAGGAAAATAGAGCAGCAGAATTAGTTATTGCCAATAAAGAGCTAGCTTTTCAGAATGAGGAAAAAGAAAAAAGAGCTGCTGAATTGATTATCGCTAACAAAGAATTGGCTTTTCAGAACAAGGAAAAAGAGAAAAGAGCTGAAGAACTAATTACCGCAAATAGAGAACTTAAGAATGCTGAGGAAGATATTCGCATTTTAAATGAAGAGTTGGAACAAAAAGTTATTGAACGAACTGCACAACTAGAACTCGCCAATAAAGAATTAGGTTCTTTTTCATACTCTGTTTCGCATGATCTTAGAGCGCCAATTAGAGCTATAAATGGGTACTCAAAAATTCTTTTAGAAGATTATGTAGAAAAGCTAGATGTAGATGGAGAAAAAGCCCTTCAATCTATCATTTACAATTCTAAAAAAATGGGATTGTTAATTGATGATTTACTGGCCTTCTCTAAACTTGGCAGGAAACCAGTTACAGTTGCCGAAATTGATATGAATGCGCTGGTTCAGCTAATTAAGGAAGAATTGATTTTCGATAAAGATGAACACATACCGCAATTTGATTTAGAAGTATTGCTAAATGCCAAATGCGATAAATCATTAATTAGACAAGTGTGGATAAACCTCATCTCAAATGCCATTAAATATTCTAGCAACAAAACAAACACACATATAGAAATTGGCTCCTATCTAGAAGAAAATATGGTTGTTTATTTTGTAAAAGATAATGGCGCTGGTTTCGATATGGAATATTACGATAAGCTCTTTGGAGTTTTTCAACGTTTGCATTCTCAAGAAGAATTTGAAGGAACAGGTATAGGATTAGCAATAGTGCAAAAGATTGTGCACAGGCATAATGGAAATGTTTGGGCAGAATCAGAATTAGAAAAAGGCAGTTGTTTTTATTTCAGCTTGCCAGCAATAAATTAA